The region CCTCATCCAGTCTTTTCACCAACCATAGTAGCCATGCTCAATATCAAGCACATTGCTTTGACAAGCTAAGCTTCTAAGCTTCCCAACACCATAACCAACTCATTAGAACATGGCCAGCTGAATGATACATTATTTGTTATCACCTTTTAATGGAAGTAAAGGTGGAAAGTTCAATAGTAAATTCAAGAAACTCAGTTTTTCCTCACGTTCCAAGTTCTTGACACCATGCTTGACCCAAAAGCCATGCAGCCGCGCTTccagttaatttatttatttcttccgTTTGGCATGGCAAAGGCAATCACTTATTTTGTAGCTTATGTATGCATAAACTTAGGGCATCCACTTCTAAACTAAAAGTGAACATGTACTTAGACTGCTGAACACTCCCAGTTATTGCTGTGGACAATAGTTATATATGCTAGAGGGGCAAAGTGATAACTTGCCTGAaccagatttttttcttctattagtCCCTTAACAGTTCCACCTTTTTCTATGAGCTCAAACAGTATCTGCAAGCAATAAATAGGGAATTCccaaaaaatgaagaattattAGTTGTGCCCATAGGAACAAAAATCTACCTTGTTTATTGCTCATTAGTAcagagaaaataatataaaggcTGCAGATTCGAACACTGTAACTCCTCTACAACATGAGGCTGCAGACATGAGCCTGTCTGTAATTCATGTACATCATGACACTTCAAATTTCAAGCCTGCATGTAATTCCTGTATAACATAACGCCGCAGGCTTCTAAGCCTGCATGTAACTCCTATATGAGGCTGCAGAGTTTTAAGCATTTCAATTATTTAGCTCTAATTATCTCTTGCAGAATTCTTGGATATACAGGTCAAAAacaaagggaaagggaaaaaaagaagaaagaaaactgaaataaaaaggTTAAATCTGCTTACATGCTAATGAGGCTTTTGTaatcaaccaagaaaaagaagcaaaatctTTAAACTGGTGAGGTtggtaaattatgttttatcctccttgtttaaaaaacttaaaacagcAAGTCATGAGAAatttactgaaaaataaaaggagctgTCTTGCAGCAAGCTGCAAAGTTAACTAAAGGCTGAAATAACATTCATTCTTGTAAAATTAAAGCAACATATTATAGAGATCAGATTATTGGGTAATACATCCTGTTgcttcagaaaaagaaaagaaaagaaaaagatccTGAAGAATTTTGAATAAGAAGTAGCATTGGTAATGGAAACATTACCTCTTTCCCAATCTTCCCACTGATAGTCCCACCTTTAATAGAAGCTATTAGCTCAGCCAACTCCTGAGGGATAAGTTTAATGTCATTTATAGAtaccttttcatttttcatatagGCAGCAATATCCCCCATTATCCAGTTTGTAGCCAGCTTTACATCAGCACCCTTGGCGATTGTTGCATCAAAAAATTTAGcgacctaaaaaaatcatttgatgaAAGAAAATCCTACATAAGATCATTCCAGTGTGAAACCTTATACAAGAAATGCTATGGTTCAACAAACACATGAATTGAGAAATCAATAGTTATAATCCTTCAGGCTTCCTTTCAGTAAGACAAGAAAATTGCTCAAGGTGCAGCTTCAGAGGTTTGGAATTCAATAACCTGAAAATTAACTAGCATATCAAACCATACATCACTCTGTAGAAGCATGATGTGCTCTTGAAGCTTGCAACATTCTGTATGCGTGATTGCTAAATTTTGGCAAATACCACAAGCTTTCCACAACAAAGTTTTGAGGAAAAATTTCATTGTAACAAACAAGAGAGGAGATGAAGACAGCTTCAAATTGAGAATTCCCAGAACATATAACCAAGGGTCGCTAATCCAAAGTATATCTTTTCTCAATACTTCTATACCACAGTTCTTGTAATGAAAGTAAATAATATGAATGCagtaatttatatatttggtcCCAGACCAGTTGAAAAATAGATCCTAGAAAATACAAGAGGCATTCTGGACCGTGACAAGGGCTTACATTTATGTCATTTGCAAGGAAAAGAACATCCTGCATGCTTAGTCCCATGTTCTCATATCTCCGGCGCTTCATTTCAGGAAGTTCTGGCAAAGAATTCTGAATACTATTAACATATTCTTTTTTGAGAATAACTTCTGGAAGGTCTGGTTCTGGAAAATATCTATAATCAGAAAGCCCCTCCTTTTTCCTCATCGTTACTGTTTTCTAAACAGTGTAAAAGATGATATAAGTAACCATTAACTGACTGAGTGAACTACATCTACTTATTGCTCTAAAATGAGAGACAGCATCTAGTTTTAACCTGAGCACCTTCTTCCCAAAGCCGAGTTTCTTGTACAATTGAGTTACCTTGCCCTTGACTGTGCAGAAGCACTTGTCTTGAAATCTCAAAATCAATGGCCCTATTAACTGAcgaaaatgaatttaaattctttATCTCAACCTGTCAACACAaagtaagagaaaataaatcagcagataaatattttgaattacaAATAAATCAGCAGATAAAATTTGCTAAAGAATGCATTTGACAATACATCTATCCTTTAGAATGAAATGACAAtcacaagaaataaaataagataggAAGGGATGAATCTGCTAGTCAAGAGCATGACAAAAGAAATTTTTGCATTTCCAAGATGGCTGAATATGTATTCACCTACTTCACAAGAATATGCCATGTCTATCATTATTCAGAATGACAGTAAGCACGTTATCAGTATAAGATTAAAACAACTCATAGCATTTCACTTATAGCTTTCTGAGTTCTGAAATAGTCCACATACTGAGATCATTTATTTAAGTTTCTTGAAAGCACAAGTTAAAATTACCTTTGTCCCGAACTCTGATTGTCCAATTGGTCGAATTGACACATTTACATCACAACGAAGTGAGCCTTCCTGCATATTACCGTTACTAATTCCCAAGTAGCGGACCACCCTCTGTATTTCAGCTGCATACTCCGCAGCTTCAATACCATTTCTCATATCAGGTTCAGAAACAATCTCAAGCAAAGGCACCCCTGCTCTGTTCAAATCAACCTGCAAAAGATGAGAAAGAGTTGCCAGGTACCCTGTCATAACACAAGTTTAATCATCTAATCCTTAAGATTTAGAGGCAAAAATGTAATGAACTAATAATCCTCTTTCCCCATTATCCATAATAAACTAATGAACAAATCATGACAACAGCAGTACCAGGAACACTTGATATTGACATTGCATGCAATTAAAAATCAGGGATACTAGTATAAACAAAGGGAATAAATAATTTCCTGAGAAAAACTCCCATTTCCTGAATGAAGCAGCTTTCCAGCATCCTCTTCCATATGAACTCTTGTAATGCCAAACCGCCTATGCCCACCACCAAATTCCACCGGAAGATCCAAATCAACATAACCATTGCTTGCAATTGGTATATCAAACTGAGATATCTGGTAGCCCTTTGGAAGGTCAGGGTAAAAATACTGTTTCCTATCAAACTTTGAGTTAAAAGACAGCTTGCAATTAAGTGCAAGACCTAATTTCACAGCAAACTCAATGACTTTGGAGTTCAAAACTGGTAAAGCACCTGGCAAACCCATGCAAACGGGGCAGATGCTAGTGTTTGGTTGAGCTCCATAGTTGTATGGACATCCACAAAAGGCTTTGGTCAAAGTGGATAGCTGGACATGGGTTTCTATACCAATGATTGCTTCATAGTCTTTTATACGTTTATCAATACCTTTGGTCTGAGTTTGAGGAGAAACTTTGGTTTGTGGGTTCTGCTGTTTTTCTTGTGTGGCTGTTTGAGTTCGTGTGgtgctgttgctgctgctttTCATTGTGCAATACAAGGCACCATTCTTTCTTCTAAACAATACACTTGGATACAACAATATCGGGTGGGTTTGGATGTTTCTAAACAGCGTGGAAGccataattttcttgattttatactCCAACCTACCTGTAAAACATCAAATAGGTGGTAAGCAAAAGCTATTTAAGGAACACCAAAATGTGAAAGCAAGAAACAAactaatacaaagaaaaaaaacaaaaagcacgAAGCACAAAGCACAAAGCTTTGAACTGAAAATGAAGAGAAGGGCCAAAATTGACGAATACCCAGAAGATAAATCCATGATTAAACTCTGAAAATGAAAGCCGAAAGTTTTGTAAGAGGTGGGAGCGAAACTgtaagttcaaaaaaaaaaggagtgatTTTGAAAGGAGCCCATGAATTATTTTCTGCCAAAAAATACTGAAAACAAGTGAAGGAATGGAAAGAGAAATTAGTTGAAGGAGTTGAAGGAGTGTAATAAA is a window of Populus nigra chromosome 10, ddPopNigr1.1, whole genome shotgun sequence DNA encoding:
- the LOC133705728 gene encoding glutamyl-tRNA(Gln) amidotransferase subunit B, chloroplastic/mitochondrial isoform X1; translation: MASTLFRNIQTHPILLYPSVLFRRKNGALYCTMKSSSNSTTRTQTATQEKQQNPQTKVSPQTQTKGIDKRIKDYEAIIGIETHVQLSTLTKAFCGCPYNYGAQPNTSICPVCMGLPGALPVLNSKVIEFAVKLGLALNCKLSFNSKFDRKQYFYPDLPKGYQISQFDIPIASNGYVDLDLPVEFGGGHRRFGITRVHMEEDAGKLLHSGNGSFSQVDLNRAGVPLLEIVSEPDMRNGIEAAEYAAEIQRVVRYLGISNGNMQEGSLRCDVNVSIRPIGQSEFGTKVEIKNLNSFSSVNRAIDFEISRQVLLHSQGQGNSIVQETRLWEEGAQKTVTMRKKEGLSDYRYFPEPDLPEVILKKEYVNSIQNSLPELPEMKRRRYENMGLSMQDVLFLANDINVAKFFDATIAKGADVKLATNWIMGDIAAYMKNEKVSINDIKLIPQELAELIASIKGGTISGKIGKEILFELIEKGGTVKGLIEEKNLVQIVDPAEIEKMVDKVLSENPNQLEQYRAGKTKIQGYFAGQVMKLSKGKANPGLLNKILQQKLNASS
- the LOC133705728 gene encoding glutamyl-tRNA(Gln) amidotransferase subunit B, chloroplastic/mitochondrial isoform X2; the protein is MASTLFRNIQTHPILLYPSVLFRRKNGALYCTMKSSSNSTTRTQTATQEKQQNPQTKVSPQTQTKGIDKRIKDYEAIIGIETHVQLSTLTKAFCGCPYNYGAQPNTSICPVCMGLPGALPVLNSKVIEFAVKLGLALNCKLSFNSKFDRKQYFYPDLPKGYQISQFDIPIASNGYVDLDLPVEFGGGHRRFGITRVHMEEDAGKLLHSGNGRYLATLSHLLQVDLNRAGVPLLEIVSEPDMRNGIEAAEYAAEIQRVVRYLGISNGNMQEGSLRCDVNVSIRPIGQSEFGTKVEIKNLNSFSSVNRAIDFEISRQVLLHSQGQGNSIVQETRLWEEGAQKTVTMRKKEGLSDYRYFPEPDLPEVILKKEYVNSIQNSLPELPEMKRRRYENMGLSMQDVLFLANDINVAKFFDATIAKGADVKLATNWIMGDIAAYMKNEKVSINDIKLIPQELAELIASIKGGTISGKIGKEILFELIEKGGTVKGLIEEKNLVQIVDPAEIEKMVDKVLSENPNQLEQYRAGKTKIQGYFAGQVMKLSKGKANPGLLNKILQQKLNASS